In Triticum dicoccoides isolate Atlit2015 ecotype Zavitan unplaced genomic scaffold, WEW_v2.0 scaffold31216, whole genome shotgun sequence, one DNA window encodes the following:
- the LOC119345842 gene encoding SKP1-like protein 1, whose amino-acid sequence MAAAGDAGEKKMITLKSSDGEEFEVEEAVAMESQTIRHMIEDDCADNGIPLPNVNSKILSKVIEYCNKHVQAKPADGAAAAGAGASDAAAPAAPAEDLKNWDAEFVKVDQATLFDLILAANYLNIKGLLDLTCQTVADMIKGKTPEEIRKTFNIKNDFTPEEEEEIRRENQWAFE is encoded by the exons ATGGCGGCCGCGGGAGACGCCGGCGAGAAGAAGATGATCACGCTCAAGAGCTCGGACGGCGAGGAGTTCGAGGTGGAGGAGGCGGTGGCCATGGAGTCGCAGACGATCCGCCACATGATCGAGGACGACTGCGCCGACAACGGCATCCCGCTCCCCAACGTCAACTCCAAGATCCTCTCCAAGGTCATCGAGTACTGCAACAAGCACGTCCAGGCCAAGCCCGCCGACGGGGCCGCCGCGGCCGGAGCCGGAGCCTcggacgccgccgcccccgccgcccccgcaGAGGACCTCAAGAACTGGGACGCCGAGTTCGTCAAGGTCGACCAGGCCACCCTCTTCGACCTCATCCTG GCTGCCAACTACCTGAACATCAAGGGGCTGCTGGACCTAACCTGTCAGACTGTTGCCGACATGATCAAGGGCAAGACCCCGGAGGAGATCcgcaagaccttcaacatcaagaaCGACTTTacgcccgaggaggaggaggagatccgCAGGGAGAACCAGTGGGCCTTTGAGTAG
- the LOC119345840 gene encoding glycerate dehydrogenase-like has translation MAKPISIEVWNPSGKYRVVSTKSMPGTRWIKLLTDNDCRLEICTEKKTILSVDDILALIGDHCHGVIGQLTEDWGEVLFSALKRAGGTAFSNMAVGYNNVDVDAANRNGIAIGNTPGVLTETTAELAASLSVAAARRIVEADQFMRAGLYDGWLPHLFVGNLLKGQTVGVIGAGRIGSAYARMMIEGFKMNLIYFDLYQSTRLEKFVTAYGQFLKANGEQPVTWKRASSMEEVLREADVISLHPVLDKTTYHLINPERLAMMKKEAVLVNASRGPVIDEVALVEHLRANPMFRVGLDVFEDEPYMKPGLAEMKNAVVVPHIASASKWTREGMATLAALNVLGKIKGYPVWGNPNAVESFLDEKAAPPPACPSIVNAKQLGLPSSKL, from the exons ATGGCGAAGCCGATATCGATAGAGGTGTGGAACCCCAGCGGCAAGTACCGCGTGGTGAGCACCAAGTCCATGCCCGGCACCCGCTGGATCAAGCTCCTCACTGACAACGACTGCCGCCTCGAG ATATGCACGGAGAAGAAGACCATCCTCTCTGTCGACGACATACTGGCACTCATCGGTGATCACTGCCATGGTGTCATCGGCCAG CTAACAGAGGACTGGGGGGAAGTGCTCTTCTCTGCGCTCAAGCGTGCCGGCGGGACAGCCTTCAGCAACATGGCCGTCGGTTACAACAACGTTGATGTCGATGCTGCCAACAGGAATGGCATCGCCATCGGCAACACGCCT GGTGTTCTTACTGAGACGACGGCGGAGCTGGCGGCGTCGCTGTCGGTGGCGGCTGCCCGGAGGATCGTTGAGGCCGACCAATTTATGAGGGCTGGTCTCTACGACGGATGGCTCCCGCACTT GTTTGTTGGGAACTTGCTCAAGGGGCAGACTGTTGGAGTGATCGGAGCTGGCCGCATCGGCTCAGCTTATGCAAGGATGATG ATTGAGGGGTTCAAGATGAACTTGATCTACTTCGACCTGTACCAGTCCACACGGCTCGAGAAATTCGTCACAG CCTATGGCCAGTTCCTGAAAGCCAATGGTGAGCAGCCTGTGACATGGAAGAGGGCCTCCAGCATGGAGGAAGTTCTCAGGGAGGCCGATGTG ATAAGCCTGCACCCAGTGCTGGACAAGACGACGTACCACCTGATAAACCCTGAGCGGCTGGCGATGATGAAGAAGGAGGCAGTGCTGGTGAACGCGAGCCGTGGCCCGGTGATCGACGAGGTTGCACTGGTGGAGCACCTGAGGGCGAATCCCATGTTCCGTGTTGGCCTCGATGTTTTTGAGGATGAGCCTTACATGAAGCCAGGGCTGGCTGAGATGAAGAATGCCGTCGTCGTGCCTCACATCGCATCTGCATCGAAG tggacgcgTGAAGGGATGGCGACGCTCGCTGCTCTGAACGTGCTT GGTAAGATCAAGGGGTACCCGGTGTGGGGGAACCCGAACGCGGTGGAGTCCTTCCTCGACGAGAAGGCGGCGCCGCCCCCTGCCTGCCCAAGCATCGTTAACGCCAAGCAACTCG GCCTGCCATCTTCCAAGCTTTAG